A stretch of DNA from Montipora capricornis isolate CH-2021 chromosome 1, ASM3666992v2, whole genome shotgun sequence:
AGAAACCCGTCTTTGGCGCCTTACCAAAACTGAACATGCCAAAGAAAAGTCACGAAAGTATCAAACCCTCACCGCGAACAGCACGATCGGTGGTAAAAGATGAAGATGAATGTGTCAACCATGCCTGTTACAAGTCCTTTGCCGAACTGTGTCAGCGAataaaaaatctgaaaacagTAAGTAAATGGAACTCAAAATTGTTGTCAGATAGAATCATTCTAAAGAAAATGGCAGAACGCTACCTGCTTCCAGAGCTAGAGATAATTGTTGACAGCAGTCTTGCTTTTACTGTGAAAGTCTTCGGCTGTTATCTTGTAGATGACCACCCACTGTACCTGCTTTATCGACGGACAATGCGAAATGTTACGATGTCGAATTTGGTCAAGGAATTAGAGGCCTACAGTCTCTGTGTTGGAGTCAGTATCACTGAACTCACAAGTAAATTGTACCATCATGTAATACCAGTTAATCAAGACTCCATGGACATTGATGAGGATTCCAATCATCGATTTCCACACCATGGATACTGGAGAGCTAAAGAATGCTCACTtatatgtaaacaagacaaTGCCGTTTGTGAAGCATGTGAAGATTATTTACTTGGTGCTGACAAagcaaagaaaggaaaacagaGACATTTGTGCAGACCAGCTCATGTGAAGGCACCTGTGTCCCAAACAGACCCAGAGAGAATCAAACTAACTTTACAGGGACAGAGATTAAGATGTGCAGAGCTTGAAAGGGAGTTGAATGAAATGCAATCAGAATTgctgaaatcaaatgttgaggTGGATCAAGAACTGAGTGATGACTTTACACAAATACTTGATTCTGCTGATTCAAGAATTACTCCTTTCATGAACTTGTTTTGGCAGGAGcagaagaaattgttttcaaaaagccCTACAGGTGTGCGATATCACCCAATGATTATTAGGTTTTGTCTTTCGCTAGCAGCAAAATCGTCGTCATGTTATGAAGAACTCAGAAATAGTGGTGTGTTAACTCTTCCAAGCCAGCGACGCTTGAGGGATTATCGCAATGCGATAAAGCCTAAGAGAGGATTTCAGAAGGAAGTTATTGAAGTGTTAAAGCAAGAGACAGAGAACTATTTTGATGTCCAGCGAtatgttgttcttttgtttgacGAAATGAAAGTGATGGCAAACCTTGTTCTTGATAAAACCACAGGAGAACTTATTGGCTTCACAGATCTTGGAGATCCTGATGTGAACTTTGGAACACTGGAGGTACCTTACATGATTGCAACGCAAGCTCTTGCATTCTTAGTACGAGGAGTGTGTACTGAACTTAAGTTTGGTCTGGCTCACTTTGCTACCACTGGTATCACTGCTGCCCAGCTGATGCCCTTGTTTTGGGAAGCCATCTGTATTCTTGAAATGACTTGCAACTTGTGGGTCATCGCAGCGACATCAGATGGTGCATCTCCTAACAGGAGATTTTTTCGCCTTCACAAGCCTTTGGATGGTAATGCCGATGGAGATGTGTGCTACCGTACCGTTAATTTATATGCACCTCATCGTTTTATATATTTCTTTGCGGATGCCCCACACCTTGTTAAGACTACAAGGAACTGCCTGAAAAGCTCTGGTTCTGGTACATGCACCAGATACATGTGGAATAATGGATTGTATGTGCTATGGCAACATATTGCAGAGATGTTTTACCAAGATGCAGACAATGGCCTGAAACTGCTGCCAAAGCTAACATATGAGCATGTTAATCTCAATGCTTACTCTGTCATGAGGGTGAATCTTGCTGCCCAAGTCCTGAGTGCATCAGTGGCTTCAGTTCTGAAAGCGTTTGGTCCTCCTGAGGCTGAAGGAACTGCAAAACTATGTGAAATGATGGATGGCTTCTTTGACTGCCTGAATGTGCGAAGCACTACAGAACACCAAAGGAAGCGCAAGCCGTTCCTTGCACCCTACATATCTGATGAAGATAGAAGGTATGTCTGACATAATTCAGCATTGACAAAAGTTCCAAGAGGTTTGACTCTTTTGTACCTTACAGTTATGATTTTGCCCTTGCTGGGAACTTAAAGCTGAAACTTATAACTAATACCTTTGATCACCAGCTGATTATGATAATGTAACCCTTACTTAACATTGAGTGTAATGGGGAAATGGCTGCATAAAAATTGGTGACCCACCCCCTATTTGTACCAGCCCTCccgctccccctcccccccaccctaTAAAGTGTGACTGGTCCCTTAggccttgaaaagtccttgaactTTGTTTGTCTGAAGCTGTACAAACCATGTATAAATTTAACTTTTGAAAAAGGAGACTAGCAAGTAAACCAGTTTTGGCTATGTTGCTATGTAAAATGCAACAAGGGAGCTAGTTTTACAGTCTTGAATGAAGGAAACTGGTGAACCATgaatatgaaaataaaaattctctGACTTTTCACTGACAGCTTTACAGATTTTCCCGTGACTATTCACAAAATAAACTGACTTTTCCCCGACcatgaaaatttaatttttttgcttttccctGACTGTGGCAACCCTGTACACtgtaaaaattgtatttttttaaggtgTAACAAATTTCCTGATATCCCTTAAAATTTTTTATACCAAACGGAAAATGATATAAAGCTTCATTTTCCTTCCCCATTACAGGTTCACTTTCTTGAGGGAATTTTTGGATTATCTAAGACAGTGGAAAGCAAGCACTGAAACCAGGCCTGGAAACTTCAGTCAGAATGCGAGAGCCCGTATGTTTTTGTCCTGGCAGACGTATGAAGGTTTAAAGATTACAGTTAATTCTGTCATTGAGGCCACCAAATTCCTACTGCAGGAAGGAATGGATTTTGTATTGACCGAACGTTTCTGCCAAGACCCGGCAGAAGAGTATTTTGGGAAGCAGCGCAAATTGGGAAGGCGAAATGACAACCCAGACATTCATGCATTTGGATACAATAGCAACACCATCAGAATACAAAGAACAGTTTCATGTCAAAGTGGTAATACAAGGGGAAGGAAGGACAAACAGAAAGCTTTGGAAAATATAACAGATGCTAAATTACCATctcgaaaaaaaatcaaactacATTAAATAGCATCATTCAATGCAAGTAGTTTAGacttaaaattaattatcaaaAATCTTTCATTCTTTAGAACTTCAGATGGTATTGCAACAATATATAATTATTAGGGCTCTTTGCAGTTGTTTGTCAACCAACCCTTAAACCAGTGCTACTcgttgttcatttttttaacttttgactACTTTTAATGCAACAAAACCAATGGTGTTAAGACCAAAAAGTTTcacaactttttcttttctcaatAAAATAATGATAGCGTGGTTTTCATATCATGGTTAATTTCTAAGAATAATATAGCGTGATTCTAAGTTTTATAATTCACAGCATGGCAAAAGCGTGAGAGTGATGATTTCTAAAGCAAGTGACAAGTAACAATAGATTACAATTAACAGTTTTCTAGGGATCTGTCCTGGCGTAGAAGAGACAGATGACATAACAAAGGCTTTCAGGGTCTTTAGGGCTATCATGGtattgtttctattgttttacatCATCTGTGTCTTCTACTCAAGTAAGAGCTGTTTTCTAACAAAACAAATTCCATGTAAATTGTCCATGGATACAGACTATCTGCATTTTTCTACtacacttttttttcattttgtgaataaattactGTCTATACAGGCTGGctgtataatttattacttttttttaaacCTACTTTTGTCTAATACTCATGAATGAATAAAAGTTCAGTGTTTCTTTAGTCATGCCTATCCTGTTCATGTTCTGCACAACTTCTCGAGAGTTCTTTACGGAGGGCTTTGCCTTTTGCCTGTTTTTGCTTCATTTTGTAGTGCTGAATTTTATCCTTGGCAAATGAAAATGACCTCACTCTTACATATAGAGTTACAATGGCATGCAAAACATCTTTGCAGACATGACTGTCTGGAATTAGCTCTGCATCTGAAATCAAGGACTGGTAATTTGATAATACTTCATTGTCAGTGACTGACTTGAGAGTTATCTTGGCAATGTCTATTCTTTGCAAAGTAGATAAACAGGTTAAATGCCTAAAATAATGTTCTGTATGGGAAAAAATCTTTTGGGCAGATTCAGTTATACACCACAGCCCTCCACGGCTTACACTTGATACCAGCTTGTGGCATTCACACCCATGTTCCAATTTTCCTGCTTTCAGTATAGCCATTGCATGCTGACTCTCAGGTGTTTCACTTCTTGCATATTTCTTGTGCAGTTTGTGTAAAACATATCCCCCTATATACTGCAGTCCAGCTTTCTCTTTGTCTGATAAGGCTGTGTGGGATGGTGGACTATCATCAGCAGGGGACATCATATTCTTACAGTATGTTAGCATACTGTTGGCTACCTTGGTTGCAAGTAAAGTTGCAGAGTTTCGTGAAAGTCCCTGGAAAAAGTTTGCAGCATTCAATGGAACTTGTGCATAAAACTTTCCATAAAACTTTTCAGCAtttccatttttcaaatatCCATCAAAAAGTGTCTGCATCACAGAGAATTCATGAGTTTCTTCATTTAGCTGTTCATGCATGTATTCATACTGAGTTAGTTCGGTTCTTAGACTTGCAGCAAACACTTCAGACTCTTTTACATTCTTTATAGCATGAGCCACTATCTCAGAAAGAATGCTTGGTGTTAGAGTCGACAAAGGCTTTTGGGTCTGATTAGAATTATTGTGTTTAGCAGCTCGATGTCTCTTGTAGCCTCCACTTGACTTGCATTTCTTTCCACAATCGATGCATACAATACTTGAAGATTGAGCCTATAACATAAGGTAATTGCAGTCAGTCATTAAACCATTAAACCAGGAAAAATAAAACCCTCATGACGTACACGTAGTTATAGCCATCAGTGATTGTTGCCAGAGGTCGAAGAGTTCTGCTGTAAGAGTTTGACTATGAAGTGAGCAAGAATACTTCTAACATGCGACTAGAAGATACTGCCTTCGATCCAAAAAATAAAGGCAATTTCATGTACTTTAATTGAATTCTTGCAGTAACAGTGAACTCGAGAATATCCTTGAAACAGCGTAAACTCTGTACCAAGTAAAGATGTGTTTTAAGGTTTGCCCTTTAGGGCATTATTTTTTATTACGCTGTTTAATTGAAAGCGCACGCCGGCGGCCTAAAATTTATCACTGAATCAATAGTTCTACGTAAATTTTAACGCATTGAACCAGGAAACCAGCCCGAAATTCGGATATTTACTACTTACATCTTTAGCCGTAGTTGTAAATTCATCCTCTAACTCTTCATCGTCCTCTAAAATGTCTAAAACCGCCTCAAATTCTTCACCAAAAAGAAATAACTCCTCCATTccagccgccatcttggtttgttgtgcacggtcaaggccacgTGACTGGTACGTTCAACATCAGAGAACGTTCTTTTGTTTGGCTCTTTGAAGTTCGCCGGCTTTCCTAACCAGTCCCCTCGATTAACTCTGGTATGTGTTTGTATATATTCATGCCACAGTCACTATGATGTTCAAGTTTCACTGTGCATCAAAACTTAGCAATGAAGTTCATGACTGTGGATCACAAACATCACCATCAAAAACACAAGTAGCTCAATATCTCAAAAAAATGTCTAAGAACAATATTTCATGAAATAACCTCTCTTGTAGGAGGACACATTGTCAAGAACAGAGGGCGTCAACACAACAAAATGCATAACACAAGtgtatcatatcatcatatcatatatctttatttaccctcggattttttagagtagcttggtgtagctaatatctccgagcatttaccctcccaaccatgatacaccacagaagacagaccacaacaccgggaactacatgccctactctttacgacaagtgtgcgggttcttttacgtcccacaggattatgaacattgaagggttgtgagacgggacctccggcttatcgtccttatccgagaagactagagagtctaatcATTTGCCCGTCCAAGTGACACAGCACAGACCttacgccatcttgacgggtaggcaaagcgttcgaaattacagtgtttgaaTGGGAATCCCATGGCAaataaattttttcaaactttaattCTACACAATTTGTTTAACCACTGGAGGAAGTCAAAGACTTCAAGTACCTTGGGAGCTACATTTCATCCGACAGCAACATCGACAAAGAGGTGTCTACCAGAATTGGTCTCGCAGCTCAGGCGTTCAAGAAACTGAACAACATTTGGAAGTCCACAACTCTCAGTACCAAAACTAAGCTCAGAATGAACCAGTCTAACGTACGTTCAACTCTTCTCTACGCCTCAGAGacgtggagaaccaacaagaagTTGGAGAGCAAACTTCGGGGCTTCGAAGGGAGATGCTTACGGAGAATATTGAACGTCAGGTGGCAAGAAAAGGTGTGCAATGAGGAGATCTGGAAGCGCACAGGGATGAACAACATCGTTCTGGAGGTGAAAAGAAGACGGTGGACGTGGCTTGGCCATGTCCTTCGCATGAAGAAAGGCCGGCACCCGCTCGAGGCGCTGTCTTGGGCGCCCCCTGGGAAGAGGCGCCGGGGTAGACCACGCGGCACTTGGCGGAGGACCATCGAGGACGAGATGAAAACAGCTGGAAAGACGTGGAACGAGCTGCGGTGGCTGGCCCAGGACCGGTGTGAATGGAAGAAGTTTGTCGGTGCCTTATGCTCCCCCAGCGGGGCTCCGAGGATTGAGTGAGAGTGTCCGTAAATTTGGCTGGAATTAGTTGCAGCTTGCAACGCAGCTGTGAATACACTCTTTGGCAAACTGTAGTCTACGGAAAACGGCCGGAAGTACTGCAACTTTGCAACTGAATTGAATCGAAGGATAATTCTTCTGTGACCCAGCAATAATAATTTCACTGACGCAAAATCTCTTCCAAATTTTTGTAGTCTCTGTTTTACAAATGTCTAAGGTATAGCTAGATATGAAAAGAGGTTGAAATTGGATCAAAACCCTTTATTCCGTCTAGGAAAAACTTGTATCAGCTTCAAATCTTATGGCTAAGAATACTAGGAAGAAACGGAAATTAGAAATAGGGAAATAACCCAACCATATGATGTAAATGATGTAATACTAATCACGAGATCCGTAAACCAAGACAGACAATCATGCCTAATCACGAGATCCGTAAACCAAGACAGGCAATCATGCGTCATGCTACTCCAGGCTCACGGACCAATGAAATTGCCTTTAATTCCATTGAATAATTCAGATTGACGAGCTAAAGTCAGGTTCTTGGTTTTCAGACATCAAGTAGCGCTGCTTAATTAAAAGCCAAGTTGAAGTCTTCTGTAGTCAGCATTAAACCAACAAAGAATTGTAGTCACGCAAACCATGAATAAGGTAAGAAGTAGTACGCAAAGACATGAAGTGCATGTGGCGTCGGTTATGCTTGGAATGGCAAAAAGAAAGACATGAAAGGTGTAAACCACCAGGCTGAGCGTAGCATTGACTCAAAGCGGACGGTGAGTCGAATTAATCATCAAAGTTCTAATTTCATACAACAAGCTATTCAAGCAAAGTACCTTGTAAAGATTCTtacgcatttcacatgtgccgaatcttaCTTGTATTTGAGTCCACCCAAATAATTTAATGCGACAGTGGTTTTACACGTCGAACTTAATTTGCCGAAACTGAGTAGGGTGGtgttgaactgcagcgttccagatATGGTCATTTAGACCATTTTAGGGGTTCAAaagacgtcgtgccagcagtggccctttggctcacatgttcTCACGTTGATTATGTCCCGGGGGCTAATCCGGAAATTCCAGAAAGAGGGGGCCGAGGAAATTGCGTCGACAGCGCAAAGTCGGTtggttaaggtaattcccttgaaattgttctactatcaaacttttttgcaaacttggcataattaacattcatgatatgaacattaaaaaaatgcaataaaaaaatggggtcaccgtgcttgtttacgcgtcagaaggctcttaaaatggggtaatTTTATTGGTTTCGCGTTAAAATTTTGAATCACCTTCATActgaattaagtcttggttacttgaaatacatgaaattttattttgaaaataaagtttcttttattcacataagcagtattgcttcatttacgccgtttttgattgcctggttgtgggaatagtgcactctgTACATGCTGTTTTCCCTTCATAActcttcttcttttcagtctaatctgacgCCAGGACAAACTTTTTTTGGCTTAACGTTTgtaccaaaaagtaccgtaaaagccgggagttaacagtagAAGGCAAGCTAAAAGAtgccctgggtgccagaggattTTTTGTTCAAGGTTGGAGAGAACGCTCCGGTCAACGGTCGACCATTGATTTGGAGTCGCGGAGCGTTCTTTCCGaccttaaaaaaaattcctcaggCACCCAGGGGTAGTAAAAAGActgggcccagttcctcaaaagccgattaacgctaatcaaatattaaaaattaaccaagcagtttatttctcttctcccaaatgctgttcaacgccgattttcggcagaactttacatgggaagacgtcaatcttgaaaaacaaaaataagcaaaagaaattttcaccaaaaagttgaaaacgtgaaacaaaagtttacgctactcctggattaagttaatcggctttcgaggaaccgggcccggATGAAGAAAAACATAACACAGCCTGCGAAAACAGCCGCCTCTCATCGCTTTGCACCGCCGCTTGGGCTCATCAGCGATGATCACCGATGAGAGGCGGCTGTATACGTAGGCTAAAATAATACAATTTCCAATTGTCGGCGAAAGATTATGGCAAtagatcgtaaaaacactaaacTTTCAGCAGTCTCTGACTTCCTTGAATCCAGAGGAATTGAAGGTCAATGtactgtcaaaaggaagaaattgatcacgtgctaggcaaccacaaaggtgcacgtgatcaccttgtgtcaacgtgcttgtttacattgaatgaactgcagggaagaatgttaatcgttcgtctttGTCACCGTAAAATAACGTACTTTtcagccaagaaacttccggcTTTCGTTTCTTAACTTTATTGTGATATTTggctgaatatttacatttcatcagTCGGGTTAGGAAACCTTCTTTATCTGTTTTAATTAATCagaacagagtttgtaattgaaaatcttaacatctatgagatgcaaaaacataCTTGCGAACACGGCAACCTCAATGACtccaaatcacaatgctgacaaacacaaaagcgaaggaaaaggttattaaatatgaatttttgtactatctgaatgtttttgggttagattaaatcgatataattatatttatatcAAGGCATCTGATAGGCCAAGAAAGGGAGCTAAAGGGGGCCTATCTCTTAGCGCGAGCTTGCTTGAATACTCGGTTACTTGCAATTTTACGAGATTGTTAAGATAAACACCTGTGTGGGATAAATGTGGCCACGATGGTGGCAAGTTTAATAACATCAAATGTAACAGAATCCGAACACAGCGATCTATACAAAAGTTATTCATAAGTAACTGATAAAAGTGGGGCAACAAAAAATCCGCAAAatgaaatagtaataataatccGTTGGTAGGTGAAGGAGGAAGGAGGCGGGTAAGATTTTTCTTCAAGGTGATCTGTCCTTGTCGATTGCAAAGGAAAGAAGAACGAATAATTTCCAAACTAGCCGTAATATTAAGCCCCGCTTCTGCGGTATTGAAAGTTGACCTTTGGTAAGGAAACAACGCCCCCAAATGCCATTAGCTCGGTTTAGCGTACCTGGTACAACCTTACCCAACGGATTATCACGTGCGCACCATGCCTTGAcataaattatttaacaattattccatgagcgcgcgttggatatgagatgatagatagcca
This window harbors:
- the LOC138037528 gene encoding uncharacterized protein gives rise to the protein MAAGMEELFLFGEEFEAVLDILEDDEELEDEFTTTAKDAQSSSIVCIDCGKKCKSSGGYKRHRAAKHNNSNQTQKPLSTLTPSILSEIVAHAIKNVKESEVFAASLRTELTQYEYMHEQLNEETHEFSVMQTLFDGYLKNGNAEKFYGKFYAQVPLNAANFFQGLSRNSATLLATKVANSMLTYCKNMMSPADDSPPSHTALSDKEKAGLQYIGGYVLHKLHKKYARSETPESQHAMAILKAGKLEHGCECHKLVSSVSRGGLWCITESAQKIFSHTEHYFRHLTCLSTLQRIDIAKITLKSVTDNEVLSNYQSLISDAELIPDSHVCKDVLHAIVTLYVRVRSFSFAKDKIQHYKMKQKQAKGKALRKELSRSCAEHEQDRHD